A region from the Lolium perenne isolate Kyuss_39 chromosome 4, Kyuss_2.0, whole genome shotgun sequence genome encodes:
- the LOC127297615 gene encoding uncharacterized protein codes for MDSSSQELTEMEKEMERMEMERKTSSKGKKETRKGEKSLVAIEPPAPPALAKIRGKEALEIASDEESDEGPEESEEEPEESDEEPKESRTDLRAYEARLYRDFWNDVFAGEEYGSYDTVTVIPPMYFTDRSHDDFVHVQHTLQIFSVKVTDVAEGLRWPLDVYGHVAVRDVVDHNRNMIFHRERGNSQTIFEKDPYLALTGPTRAVVVSVHPVHFEVDLKVKGTIESEDKDLSFLAVSYRSCGPSTSYVIDRVETSKLSTVEFTFAHIVNSVEATISVEVISGRWPLGYRGIFTAMTSTIEDMEVSLLDFGGDKLPVDNDGKIELSRRVVSVELLDPEHQKVSKLKVSVQAECIDGKKNRVKCDLSFKPKEADRSEGKMKIVSCELKVTVAWSLLSTFKCSYD; via the exons ATGGATTCATCTTCTCAGGAGTTAACGGagatggagaaggagatggagagGATGGAGATGGAGAGGAAAACATCTTCAAAGGGAAAGAAGGAGACGAGGAAGGGGGAAAAATCGCTGGTTGCGATTGAGCCCCCAGCGCCGCCGGCACTGGCGAAGATTCGTGGTAAGGAGGCGCTGGAGATAGCGAGCGACGAGGAGAGCgatgaggggccagaggagagcgaaGAGGAGCCCGAGGAGAGCGACGAGGAGCCCAAGGAGTCCCGCACCGACCTACGTGCGTACGAAGCCCGTCTCTACCGCGATTTCTGGAATGATGTGTTCGCCGGCGAGGAGTACGGTTCCTACGACACTGTCA CTGTTATTCCTCCCATGTATTTCACCGACCGCAGTCATGATGACTTCGTCCATGTCCAGCACACATTGCAAATCTTTTCAGTCAAAGTAACAGATGTAGCAGAGGGCTTAAGATGGCCACTGGATGTCTATGGTCATGTTGCTGTCAGAGATGTGGTAGATCATAATCGGAATATGATCTTTCACCGTGAGAGAGGGAATAGCCAAACCATTTTCGAAAAG GATCCATATCTAGCACTTACAGGTCCTACACGGGCTGTTGTTGTGTCAGTACATCCTGTGCACTTTGAGGTTGATTTGAAAGTGAAAGGCACCATTGAGTCTGAGGATAAAGATTTAAGTTTTCTAGCAGTCTCGTACAGAAGTTGCGGCCCATCTACATCATATGTGATTGATAGGGTTGAGACTAGCAAGCTGAGTACAGTGGAGTTCACATTTGCCCACATTGTTAACTCGGTGGAGGCTACAATCAGCGTGGAAGTCATTAGTGGTAGATGGCCTCTTGGTTATCGAGGTATATTTACTGCCATGACATCCACTATCGAGGACATGGAAGTATCTCTGCTTGATTTCGGAGGTGACAAACTGCCTGTGGATAATGATGGCAAGATCGAGCTTTCACGCCGCGTTGTTTCTGTCGAACTCCTTGACCCTGAACACCAGAAGGTCTCAAAGCTTAAGGTTTCAGTGCAAGCAGAATGCATTGATGGGAAAAAGAACAGGGTGAAATGTGATCTGTCTTTTAAGCCTAAGGAAGCCGATAGAAGTGAGGGGAAGATGAAGATCGTCTCATGTGAGCTGAAAGTAACTGTGGCTTGGTCTCTACTCTCGACTTTCAAATGTAGCTACGACTAG